The following coding sequences lie in one Glycine soja cultivar W05 chromosome 16, ASM419377v2, whole genome shotgun sequence genomic window:
- the LOC114389445 gene encoding kunitz trypsin inhibitor 2-like, producing the protein MKKVSPLVFSILFLAFTIEPFIGIAAAAPEAVLDTSGQKLRTGVKYYILPVFRGKGGGLTVSSSGNNTCPLFVVQEKLEVSKGTPVTFTPYNAKSGVILTSTDLNIKSYGKTTTCDKPPVWKLLKVLTGVWFLSTGGVEGNPGVNTVVNWFKIEKAEKDYVLSFCPSFAQTLCRELGLYVGDDGNKHLSLSDKVPSFKVMFKRA; encoded by the coding sequence ATGAAGAAGGTTTCACCCTTAGtattttccattctctttttGGCCTTCACCATAGAACCCTTTATTGGCATTGCTGCAGCAGCACCAGAAGCAGTGCTTGACACCTCAGGCCAGAAGCTGAGAACAGGTGTCAAGTACTACATTCTGCCAGTGTTCAGAGGCAAAGGTGGAGGCCTAACAGTTTCAAGCAGTGGCAACAACACATGCCCCCTCTTTGTGGTGCAAGAGAAGCTTGAAGTCTCAAAGGGCACCCCAGTTACCTTCACACCCTACAATGCCAAAAGTGGTGTCATACTAACCTCAACCGATCTCAACATCAAGTCTTATGGGAAAACCACCACTTGTGACAAACCCCCAGTGTGGAAGCTCCTCAAGGTGCTAACTGGGGTGTGGTTTTTGAGCACTGGTGGTGTTGAAGGGAATCCAGGGGTTAACACTGTTGTCAATTGGTTCAAGATTGAGAAGGCTGAGAAAGACTATGTGCTTTCTTTCTGTCCCTCGTTTGCACAGACTTTGTGCAGGGAACTTGGGTTGTATGTTGGTGATGATGGGAACAAGCATTTGTCTTTGAGTGATAAAGTTCCATCCTTCAAGGTTATGTTCAAGAGGGCTTAA
- the LOC114389563 gene encoding putative GEM-like protein 8, translated as MKSSDTSPQHDDYLLHKSISVDGYTYTNTDKEITAKGTGKSSNFTHRIHNHVKMGPNLSEILKGKLSLGARIIQEGGRGNIFKSVFGMQEKEQLLKASQCYLYTTAGPIAGILFVSTAKVAFYSERPITFSSVTGELVRAPYKVLIPIGRIKEVNESQNVNKAEQKYIEIVTEDDSEFWFVGFLRYEKALKHLNKAISMANKF; from the exons ATGAAGTCTTCTGATACCTCTCCACAGCACGATGACTATTTACTACACAAAAGCATTTCTGTTGATGGCTATACTTACACCAACACAG ATAAAGAAATTACCGCGAAGGGCACAGGAAAAAGCAGCAATTTTACACATAGGATTCATAACCATG TAAAAATGGGTCCTAATCTGTCTGAGATTCTGAAGGGTAAGTTGAGTTTGGGGGCAAGGATTATACAAGAAGGAGGAAGAGGGAACATCTTCAAGAGTGTTTTTGGGATGCAAGAAAAAGAGCAATTGTTGAAGGCCTCTCAGTGTTATTTATATACCACAGCTGGTCCTATTGCTGGAATTCTCTTTGTCTCAACTGCAAAGGTTGCATTTTACAGTGAAAGGCCCATAACCTTCTCTTCTGTGACAGGAGAGTTAGTCAGGGCACCTTACAAG GTTTTGATACCAATAGGGAGAATAAAAGAGGTCAATGAAAGCCAGAATGTGAACAAGGCAGAACAGAAGTATATAGAGATAGTGACTGAGGATGATTCTGAATTTTGGTTTGTGGGGTTTTTGCGGTATGAGAAAGCTCTCAAGCATCTCAATAAGGCTATTTCCATGGCCAATAAATTCTGA
- the LOC114389671 gene encoding DNA-directed RNA polymerases II, IV and V subunit 12, giving the protein MDPQPEPVSYICGDCGMENTLKPGDVIQCRECGYRILYKKRTRRIVQYEAR; this is encoded by the exons ATGGATCCTCAGCCCGAGCCTGTCAGCTACATATGCGGAG ATTGTGGAATGGAGAATACGCTGAAGCCCGGTGACGTTATACAGTGCCGTGAGTGCGGTTACCGTATTCTTTACAAGAAGCGCACTCGTCGTA TTGTCCAGTACGAGGCACGCTGA
- the LOC114389351 gene encoding uncharacterized protein LOC114389351 isoform X1 encodes MARKMHCAPQEIGNDSPKVSEARKDSISTVYQQQNKLTSLEDCQESSLLKINTDSRCAILPIFSFEPDGTWRIVALPVQCQNHINLASGVNMDGLQLLFPPPLNRLKIDQCKGPRVPLPPYAYSAKSCTKKGFTGSNVHRRCQNKIANRVSKLNELPDNSCSQSSLVSGPGLFPGSSAALNSSDKYTSHSKEDDKSLKKNSRKRARKKVKQSKKKSSDSGSPEREVLTEEYVSVSLTSETCSSNDVDKEDVGEFSTSDDRLIKSDCERNCNNNIMEAPNSCNSYLNQGMSKATEPIVQSSAGECATFEPKNQLQDEGPDFEVIDRGIKDIQHMEPCCFNDVHDSLVLDSVSGGFRSDESTNANDTGKPSNKANCTITSDSGDGYSLGQNLTNGIHNNCEHNEGIWHGGQNCISNDKRVKQKRTMSKSSDLNKFGGAGILHGRKGKENSHSVWQKVQKNSSDDGSGDLKKVNTTSSQFASTLEKDPSVIKECNSVSVNGVSKTEDKKHLKNKIGRKSKAKVESGAKTGLDNYSRKSFQFNGSLSNDHGKASFQQNDMLHISSQEIDQQGLNTVSGFSDINCLMDGVQTNGVEQVTSEIGHSAEFHLEESGPQKSASNIIANTNNENIDSQDSSFIMPGEYINQSNMSEELSPDSCNLEGDEVGQNEKEVSSADYNAQNHSSGTTLWKWIPVGKKDRGLEKSESNSAPPENSDASSRNNSNSESSVEPEVASSENPDSLNASRACNGQIYDKVSCLDEGENHKMGSQVARTLTEHRDKHEAANHMFYECENQDMLENYSYRIAQAVNDACKAQLACEAVHMATGGPVAEFERLLHFCSPVICKSLSSHSCSACSHNHGGGASLCRHEIPDLSLGCLWQWYEKHGSYGLEIRAQGHENPKRQGGVADFPFRAYFVPSLSAVQLFKNHENLCVNNGDRLPNSEVSEACEMVDISANSSTASQHSIFSVLFPQPRNQDKSSQTPKEMASINNASIPSINSTCSGDLELLFEYFEFEQPQQRQPLYEKIQELVRGHIPIESSTYGDPTKLDSINLRDLHPRSWFSVAWYPIYRIPDGNFRASFLTYHSLGHLVRRRTSDLSTVGSCIVSPTVGLQSYNAQGECWFQLKHSAPAAEMVNLEPSLLLKERLRTLEETASLMARAVVNKGNLTCTNRHPDYEFFLSRRRY; translated from the exons ATG GCGAGGAAGATGCATTGTGCCCCTCAAGAGATAGGCAATGATAGTCCAAAAGTTTCAGAAGCAAGAAAGGATTCCATATCAACCGTATATCAACAGCAAAATAAACTCACATCTTTAGAG GATTGTCAAGAATCTTCTCTTTTAAAGATTAACACTGATAGtag GTGTGCAATCCTTCCAATCTTTAGCTTCGAGCCTGATGGAACCTGGAGAATTGTTGCCCTACCAGTGCAGTGTCAAAATCACATTAACTTAGCTTCTGGTGTAAATATGGATGGTCTGCAACTCCTTTTCCCTCCACCTCTCAATAGGTTGAAGATTGATCAATGTAAGGGGCCTAGAGTACCTCTTCCTCCCTATGCTTATTCAGCTAAATCATGTACTAAAAAAGGCTTTACTGGCTCAAATGTGCATCGTCGATGTCAAAACAAGATTGCTAACAGAGTTTCTAAACTGAATGAACTCCCCGACAATTCTTGTTCTCAAAGTTCATTAGTCAGTGGCCCTGGCTTGTTCCCTGGTAGTTCTGCTGCACTTAATTCATCTGATAAGTACACAAGTCATTCCAAGGAAGATGACAAGTCTTTGAAGAAAAACTCAAGAAAAAGGGCAAGAAAGAAAGTTAAACAGAGTAAGAAGAAGTCAAGTGACAGTGGCTCTCCTGAACGTGAAGTTCTTACTGAGGAATATGTCTCTGTAAGTTTGACTTCTGAGACCTGCAGCAGCAATGATGTGGATAAGGAGGATGTGGGAGAATTTTCAACTTCTGATGATAGGTTAATAAAATCTGATTGTGAAAGGAATTGCAACAACAATATTATGGAAGCACCTAATAGTTGCAACTCTTATCTTAATCAGGGCATGTCAAAAGCTACTGAACCTATTGTTCAAAGTTCTGCCGGAGAATGTGCCACATTTGAACCCAAGAATCAGCTCCAAGATGAGGGCCCTGATTTTGAAGTCATTGATAGAGGAATAAAGGACATCCAACACATGGAGCCATGCTGTTTTAATGATGTACATGACTCTTTGGTGCTGGATTCAGTTTCAGGTGGTTTCAGAAGTGATGAAAGTACAAATGCTAATGATACAGGAAAGCCGTCCAACAAGGCAAATTGCACAATCACTTCAGATTCAGGAGATGGATATTCTCTTGGTCAAAACTTAACGAATGGTATTCACAATAACTGTGAACATAATGAGGGGATTTGGCATGGTGGTCAAAATTGCATCAGTAATGATAAGAGAGTTAAGCAGAAGAGAACAATGTCGAAGAGTTCAGATCTAAACAAATTTGGGGGTGCTGGAATTTTGCATGGTCGAAAAGGGAAGGAAAATAGTCATTCTGTATGGCAAAAGGTTCAGAAGAACAGTTCTGATGATGGTAGTGGTGACTTGAAGAAAGTAAACACAACTTCATCACAATTTGCTTCTACTCTAGAAAAGGATCCTTCAGTTATCAAAGAATGTAATTCTGTTAGTGTAAATGGTGTATCAAAAACTGAAGATAAGAaacacttgaaaaataaaattggtagGAAATCAAAAGCTAAAGTGGAGTCAGGTGCAAAAACGGGCCTCGACAATTATTCCAGGAAGAGTTTCCAATTTAACGGGTCTTTGTCTAATGATCATGGGAAGGCTAGTTTTCAACAGAATGACATGTTGCATATCTCTTCTCAGGAAATTGATCAACAAGGATTGAACACTGTCTCTGGATTTTCTGATATTAATTGCCTTATGGATGGGGTCCAGACCAATGGAGTTGAACAGGTAACATCTGAAATAGGTCACAGTGCAGAGTTTCATCTGGAGGAGTCAGGTCCACAAAAAAGTGCCAGCAATATAATTGCAAACACAAACAATGAAAATATAGATAGTCAGGATAGCTCATTCATAATGCCAGGTGAGTAcatcaatcaatcaaatatGTCTGAGGAGCTGTCTCCAGATTCTTGTAATCTTGAAGGTGATGAGGTTGGTCAAAATGAGAAAGAAGTTTCTTCTGCAGACTACAATGCACAAAACCACAGTTCTGGAACTACCCTATGGAAATGGATACCAGTTGGGAAAAAAGATAGAGGGTTGGAAAAATCTGAATCAAATAGTGCACCACCAGAAAATTCTGATGCATCCTCTCGTAACAATTCTAACTCTGAAAGCAGTGTTGAACCAGAAGTGGCCTCTTCTGAAAATCCGGATTCACTAAATGCAAGCAGAGCATGCAACGGCCAGATTTACGACAAAGTGTCTTGTCTAGATGAGGGTGAGAACCACAAAATGGGTAGTCAGGTTGCACGTACATTGACAGAGCACAGGGACAAGCATGAAGCTGCTAATCACATGTTTTATGAATGTGAAAATCAAGATATGTTAGAAAATTATTCTTACAGAATAGCTCAAGCTGTGAATGATGCCTGTAAGGCACAACTGGCTTGTGAAGCAGTACACATGGCTACAGGTGGTCCAGTTGCAGAGTTTGAAAGACTACTACATTTTTGTAGTCCTGTTATTTGTAAGTCACTCAGTTCACACAGTTGTTCGGCCTGCTCACACAACCATGGTGGTGGTGCCTCACTGTGCAGACATGAGATCCCTGACCTATCTTTGGGATGCCTGTGGCAGTGGTATGAGAAACATGGGAGCTATGGGTTAGAGATAAGGGCTCAGGGTCATGAAAATCCGAAGAGACAAGGAGGTGTTGCTGATTTTCCATTCCGTGCCTATTTTGTCCCTTCTTTATCAGCAGTTCAGCTGTTTAAGAACCATGAAAATTTATGTGTAAATAACGGTGACAGGCTCCCAAATTCTGAGGTTTCAGAGGCATGTGAAATGGTTGACATTTCAGCAAACTCATCTACTGCCAGTCAACATTCAATATTTTCTGTTCTCTTTCCTCAGCCTCGCAATCAGGACAAAAGCAGTCAAACACCAAAGGAGATGGCTTCTATCAATAATGCATCTATTCCGTCTATCAACTCAACCTGCTCTGGTGATTTAGAACttctttttgaatattttgaatttgagcAACCTCAACAAAGACAACCTCTTTATGAGAA GATACAAGAACTGGTTAGAGGCCATATACCAATTGAATCTTCAACTTATGGGGACCCAACAAAACTGGATTCAATTAACCTACGAGATCTTCACCCTAGATCTTG GTTCTCAGTTGCATGGTACCCTATTTACCGCATACCAGATGGCAACTTTCGTGCATCTTTTTTGACTTACCATTCACTTGGACATTTGGTTCGTAGAAGAACTTCAGATTTGTCAACTGTAGGTTCTTGCATAGTATCTCCAACTGTGGGGCTTCAAAGCTACAATGCCCAG GGTGAATGCTGGTTCCAGCTGAAGCATTCTGCACCTGCAGCAGAAATGGTGAACTTAGAACCTTCTTTACTTCTTAAAGAGCGTTTGAGGACACTTGAGGAAACAGCATCTCTCATGGCAAGAGCTGTGGTCAACAAGGGGAACCTAACCTGTACAAACAGACACCCTGATTATGAGTTTTTCTTGTCTAGGCGACGGTATTGA
- the LOC114389351 gene encoding uncharacterized protein LOC114389351 isoform X2 — MDGLQLLFPPPLNRLKIDQCKGPRVPLPPYAYSAKSCTKKGFTGSNVHRRCQNKIANRVSKLNELPDNSCSQSSLVSGPGLFPGSSAALNSSDKYTSHSKEDDKSLKKNSRKRARKKVKQSKKKSSDSGSPEREVLTEEYVSVSLTSETCSSNDVDKEDVGEFSTSDDRLIKSDCERNCNNNIMEAPNSCNSYLNQGMSKATEPIVQSSAGECATFEPKNQLQDEGPDFEVIDRGIKDIQHMEPCCFNDVHDSLVLDSVSGGFRSDESTNANDTGKPSNKANCTITSDSGDGYSLGQNLTNGIHNNCEHNEGIWHGGQNCISNDKRVKQKRTMSKSSDLNKFGGAGILHGRKGKENSHSVWQKVQKNSSDDGSGDLKKVNTTSSQFASTLEKDPSVIKECNSVSVNGVSKTEDKKHLKNKIGRKSKAKVESGAKTGLDNYSRKSFQFNGSLSNDHGKASFQQNDMLHISSQEIDQQGLNTVSGFSDINCLMDGVQTNGVEQVTSEIGHSAEFHLEESGPQKSASNIIANTNNENIDSQDSSFIMPGEYINQSNMSEELSPDSCNLEGDEVGQNEKEVSSADYNAQNHSSGTTLWKWIPVGKKDRGLEKSESNSAPPENSDASSRNNSNSESSVEPEVASSENPDSLNASRACNGQIYDKVSCLDEGENHKMGSQVARTLTEHRDKHEAANHMFYECENQDMLENYSYRIAQAVNDACKAQLACEAVHMATGGPVAEFERLLHFCSPVICKSLSSHSCSACSHNHGGGASLCRHEIPDLSLGCLWQWYEKHGSYGLEIRAQGHENPKRQGGVADFPFRAYFVPSLSAVQLFKNHENLCVNNGDRLPNSEVSEACEMVDISANSSTASQHSIFSVLFPQPRNQDKSSQTPKEMASINNASIPSINSTCSGDLELLFEYFEFEQPQQRQPLYEKIQELVRGHIPIESSTYGDPTKLDSINLRDLHPRSWFSVAWYPIYRIPDGNFRASFLTYHSLGHLVRRRTSDLSTVGSCIVSPTVGLQSYNAQGECWFQLKHSAPAAEMVNLEPSLLLKERLRTLEETASLMARAVVNKGNLTCTNRHPDYEFFLSRRRY; from the exons ATGGATGGTCTGCAACTCCTTTTCCCTCCACCTCTCAATAGGTTGAAGATTGATCAATGTAAGGGGCCTAGAGTACCTCTTCCTCCCTATGCTTATTCAGCTAAATCATGTACTAAAAAAGGCTTTACTGGCTCAAATGTGCATCGTCGATGTCAAAACAAGATTGCTAACAGAGTTTCTAAACTGAATGAACTCCCCGACAATTCTTGTTCTCAAAGTTCATTAGTCAGTGGCCCTGGCTTGTTCCCTGGTAGTTCTGCTGCACTTAATTCATCTGATAAGTACACAAGTCATTCCAAGGAAGATGACAAGTCTTTGAAGAAAAACTCAAGAAAAAGGGCAAGAAAGAAAGTTAAACAGAGTAAGAAGAAGTCAAGTGACAGTGGCTCTCCTGAACGTGAAGTTCTTACTGAGGAATATGTCTCTGTAAGTTTGACTTCTGAGACCTGCAGCAGCAATGATGTGGATAAGGAGGATGTGGGAGAATTTTCAACTTCTGATGATAGGTTAATAAAATCTGATTGTGAAAGGAATTGCAACAACAATATTATGGAAGCACCTAATAGTTGCAACTCTTATCTTAATCAGGGCATGTCAAAAGCTACTGAACCTATTGTTCAAAGTTCTGCCGGAGAATGTGCCACATTTGAACCCAAGAATCAGCTCCAAGATGAGGGCCCTGATTTTGAAGTCATTGATAGAGGAATAAAGGACATCCAACACATGGAGCCATGCTGTTTTAATGATGTACATGACTCTTTGGTGCTGGATTCAGTTTCAGGTGGTTTCAGAAGTGATGAAAGTACAAATGCTAATGATACAGGAAAGCCGTCCAACAAGGCAAATTGCACAATCACTTCAGATTCAGGAGATGGATATTCTCTTGGTCAAAACTTAACGAATGGTATTCACAATAACTGTGAACATAATGAGGGGATTTGGCATGGTGGTCAAAATTGCATCAGTAATGATAAGAGAGTTAAGCAGAAGAGAACAATGTCGAAGAGTTCAGATCTAAACAAATTTGGGGGTGCTGGAATTTTGCATGGTCGAAAAGGGAAGGAAAATAGTCATTCTGTATGGCAAAAGGTTCAGAAGAACAGTTCTGATGATGGTAGTGGTGACTTGAAGAAAGTAAACACAACTTCATCACAATTTGCTTCTACTCTAGAAAAGGATCCTTCAGTTATCAAAGAATGTAATTCTGTTAGTGTAAATGGTGTATCAAAAACTGAAGATAAGAaacacttgaaaaataaaattggtagGAAATCAAAAGCTAAAGTGGAGTCAGGTGCAAAAACGGGCCTCGACAATTATTCCAGGAAGAGTTTCCAATTTAACGGGTCTTTGTCTAATGATCATGGGAAGGCTAGTTTTCAACAGAATGACATGTTGCATATCTCTTCTCAGGAAATTGATCAACAAGGATTGAACACTGTCTCTGGATTTTCTGATATTAATTGCCTTATGGATGGGGTCCAGACCAATGGAGTTGAACAGGTAACATCTGAAATAGGTCACAGTGCAGAGTTTCATCTGGAGGAGTCAGGTCCACAAAAAAGTGCCAGCAATATAATTGCAAACACAAACAATGAAAATATAGATAGTCAGGATAGCTCATTCATAATGCCAGGTGAGTAcatcaatcaatcaaatatGTCTGAGGAGCTGTCTCCAGATTCTTGTAATCTTGAAGGTGATGAGGTTGGTCAAAATGAGAAAGAAGTTTCTTCTGCAGACTACAATGCACAAAACCACAGTTCTGGAACTACCCTATGGAAATGGATACCAGTTGGGAAAAAAGATAGAGGGTTGGAAAAATCTGAATCAAATAGTGCACCACCAGAAAATTCTGATGCATCCTCTCGTAACAATTCTAACTCTGAAAGCAGTGTTGAACCAGAAGTGGCCTCTTCTGAAAATCCGGATTCACTAAATGCAAGCAGAGCATGCAACGGCCAGATTTACGACAAAGTGTCTTGTCTAGATGAGGGTGAGAACCACAAAATGGGTAGTCAGGTTGCACGTACATTGACAGAGCACAGGGACAAGCATGAAGCTGCTAATCACATGTTTTATGAATGTGAAAATCAAGATATGTTAGAAAATTATTCTTACAGAATAGCTCAAGCTGTGAATGATGCCTGTAAGGCACAACTGGCTTGTGAAGCAGTACACATGGCTACAGGTGGTCCAGTTGCAGAGTTTGAAAGACTACTACATTTTTGTAGTCCTGTTATTTGTAAGTCACTCAGTTCACACAGTTGTTCGGCCTGCTCACACAACCATGGTGGTGGTGCCTCACTGTGCAGACATGAGATCCCTGACCTATCTTTGGGATGCCTGTGGCAGTGGTATGAGAAACATGGGAGCTATGGGTTAGAGATAAGGGCTCAGGGTCATGAAAATCCGAAGAGACAAGGAGGTGTTGCTGATTTTCCATTCCGTGCCTATTTTGTCCCTTCTTTATCAGCAGTTCAGCTGTTTAAGAACCATGAAAATTTATGTGTAAATAACGGTGACAGGCTCCCAAATTCTGAGGTTTCAGAGGCATGTGAAATGGTTGACATTTCAGCAAACTCATCTACTGCCAGTCAACATTCAATATTTTCTGTTCTCTTTCCTCAGCCTCGCAATCAGGACAAAAGCAGTCAAACACCAAAGGAGATGGCTTCTATCAATAATGCATCTATTCCGTCTATCAACTCAACCTGCTCTGGTGATTTAGAACttctttttgaatattttgaatttgagcAACCTCAACAAAGACAACCTCTTTATGAGAA GATACAAGAACTGGTTAGAGGCCATATACCAATTGAATCTTCAACTTATGGGGACCCAACAAAACTGGATTCAATTAACCTACGAGATCTTCACCCTAGATCTTG GTTCTCAGTTGCATGGTACCCTATTTACCGCATACCAGATGGCAACTTTCGTGCATCTTTTTTGACTTACCATTCACTTGGACATTTGGTTCGTAGAAGAACTTCAGATTTGTCAACTGTAGGTTCTTGCATAGTATCTCCAACTGTGGGGCTTCAAAGCTACAATGCCCAG GGTGAATGCTGGTTCCAGCTGAAGCATTCTGCACCTGCAGCAGAAATGGTGAACTTAGAACCTTCTTTACTTCTTAAAGAGCGTTTGAGGACACTTGAGGAAACAGCATCTCTCATGGCAAGAGCTGTGGTCAACAAGGGGAACCTAACCTGTACAAACAGACACCCTGATTATGAGTTTTTCTTGTCTAGGCGACGGTATTGA
- the LOC114389621 gene encoding probable metal-nicotianamine transporter YSL7 — protein sequence MAQNGSGDRVVVDNGFESIDDAYDHEHKLSQKGSTKVKEEEVSVERVFQHLLVPSWRNQLTVRAFVVSFALSILFSFIVMKLNLTTGIIPSLNVSAGLLGFFFVKTWTKFLEKSNMLRQPFTRQENTVIQTCVVASSGIAFSGGFGSYLFGMSEEIAKQSSDPSHFKDPKLGWIIGFLFVVSFLGLFSVVPLRKIMVIDFKLTYPSGTATAHLINSFHTPQGAKLAKKQVKMLGKFFSLSFFWGFFQWFYTATDQCGFQAFPSLGLKAYENKFFFDFAAIYVGVGMICPYIINISVLLGGIISWGIMWPLIKTKEGDWYDKGLGEGNLHGIQGYRVFIAIALILGDGLYNFIKVLTHTLWGLYHQIREKQRENVLPVADQDSPSNSHLSYDDQRRTQLFLKDQIPTWFAISGYVAIAAISTATLPHIFPELKWYYIIVIYLIAPTLAFCNAYGCGLTDWSLASTYGKLAIFTIGAWAGSSNGGVLAGLAACGVMMNIVSTASDLMQDFKTGYLTLASPRSMFVSQIIGTTMGCIISPCVFWIFYKAFPDLGRSTSEYPAPYAIIYRNMAILGVQGFGHLPKNCLLLCYIFFAAAVAINLIKDFLGKRGRFIPLPMAMAIPFYIGPYFAIDMCVGSLILYVWERINKAKADAFAPAVASGLICGDGIWTLPASILALAGVKPPICMKFLSRAANARVDTLLGN from the exons ATGGCTCAAAATGGAAGTGGGGATAGAGTAGTGGTGGACAATGGTTTTGAATCCATTGATGATGCATACGATCATGAACACAAGCTGAGTCAAAAGGGTAGCACCAAGGTCAAGGAGGAAGAGGTTTCTGTGGAGAGGGTGTTCCAGCACCTTCTGGTGCCATCATGGAGGAACCAATTGACAGTGAGAGCCTTTGTGGTCAGCTTTGCACTCAGCATACTCTTCAGCTTCATTGTGATGAAGCTCAACCTCACCACTGGTATTATTCCTTCACTCAATGTCTCTGCTGGCCTTCTGGGGTTCTTCTTTGTGAAGACATGGACCAAGTTCTTGGAGAAATCTAACATGTTGAGGCAACCCTTCACAAGGCAAGAGAACACTGTCATCCAAACCTGTGTTGTTGCATCCTCTGGCATAGCCTTTAGCG GAGGgtttggaagttatctctttggAATGAGTGAAGAAATAGCCAAGCAATCCTCAGACCCCAGTCATTTTAAGGACCCAAAATTAGGGTGGATAATAGGTTTTCTCTTTGTGGTTAGCTTTCTCGGCCTATTCTCAGTTGTACCTCTACGAAAG ATTATGGTCATTGACTTCAAATTGACATATCCAAGTGGTACTGCAACTGCACATCTCATCAACAGCTTCCACACTCCTCAAGGAGCTAAACTAGCAAA GAAGCAAGTGAAAATGTTGGGAAAATTCTTCAGTTTGAGTTTTTTTTGGGGCTTCTTTCAATGGTTCTACACTGCTACTGACCAGTGTGGATTTCAAGCCTTCCCTTCATTGGGGCTTAAAGCATATGAAAACAA GTTCTTTTTTGATTTTGCTGCAATCTATGTTGGAGTTGGAATGATATGCCCATATATCATAAATATATCAGTGCTTCTTGGAGGAATTATTTCTTGGGGAATAATGTGGCCTCTCATAAAAACCAAAGAGGGTGATTGGTATGATAAGGGCCTTGGTGAGGGCAACCTTCATGGCATACAAGGTTATAGG GTATTTATAGCCATTGCCTTGATACTAGGAGATGGTTTATATAACTTCATAAAGGTGCTTACTCATACCCTTTGGGGATTGTATCATCAAATCCGGGAAAAACAAAGGGAGAATGTCCTTCCTGTTGCAGATCAAGACTCCCCCTCAAATTCTCATCTATCTTATGATGACCAGCGCCGCACCCAACTCTTCCTTAAAGATCAAATTCCCACATGGTTTGCAATTTCTGGTTATGTTGCTATTGCTGCCATCTCTACTGCCACTCTGCCACACATCTTCCCCGAACTAAAATGGTATTACATAATTGTCATCTACCTAATTGCTCCCACCTTAGCATTTTGCAATGCTTATGGTTGTGGACTAACAGATTGGTCCCTTGCTTCCACCTATGGAAAGCTAGCCATCTTTACAATTGGAGCATGGGCCGGTTCATCAAACGGTGGAGTTCTCGCTGGCCTAGCAGCCTGTGGGGTGATGATGAACATTGTTTCCACGGCCTCAGACCTGATGCAAGATTTTAAGACTGGCTACCTTACATTGGCTTCGCCACGCTCCATGTTTGTGAGCCAAATAATTGGCACAACAATGGGTTGCATAATTTCTCCTTGTGTATTTTGGATTTTCTACAAAGCTTTTCCTGACCTTGGGAGAAGTACAAGTGAATATCCTGCCCCATATGCAATTATATACCGTAACATGGCTATATTGGGGGTACAAGGTTTTGGCCATCTACCAAAAAACTGCCTCTTGCTTTGTTACATATTCTTTGCTGCTGCCGTCGCAATAAACTTGATTAAAGATTTCCTTGGCAAGAGAGGGAGGTTCATACCACTTCCAATGGCCATGGCAATACCTTTCTATATAGGGCCATACTTTGCCATTGATATGTGTGTTGGAAGTCTGATATTGTATGTGTGGGAGAGGATTAACAAGGCTAAGGCAGATGCTTTTGCACCAGCTGTAGCTTCTGGTTTGATATGTGGCGATGGAATATGGACTCTTCCTGCTTCAATACTTGCTCTTGCTGGAGTTAAGCCACCAATTTGTATGAAGTTCTTGTCAAGAGCAGCAAATGCGAGGGTCGATACTTTATTAGGGAATTAA